Proteins encoded together in one Chryseobacterium sp. G0201 window:
- the hflX gene encoding GTPase HflX has product MLDKKEHNYEKAILVGVITQNQDEDKLTEYMDELEFLAFTAGATVQKRFTQKLTQPDSKTFIGSGKAQEIKEYVKENEIGTIIFDDELSPSQLKNLEKEIEVKILDRTNLILDIFAQRAQTSYARTQVELAQYQYLLPRLTRMWTHLERQKGGIGMRGPGETEIETDRRIIRDRISLLKDKLKTIDKQMATQRNNRGKVVRAALVGYTNVGKSTLMNALSKSDVFAENKLFATLDTTVRKVVIGNLPFLLTDTVGFIRKLPTQLVESFKSTLDEVREADLLIHVVDISHESFEDHIESVNHTLMEINAHQKPMIMVFNKIDDFSYDKKDDDDLTPSTKRNVSLEEWQKTWMGKSKHPTVFISALTKENFPEMKKMIYDEVMKIHIARFPYNDFLFEYFENDEEEETNE; this is encoded by the coding sequence ATGCTAGACAAGAAAGAACATAATTACGAAAAAGCTATTTTGGTGGGTGTTATTACTCAAAACCAAGATGAAGATAAGCTTACGGAATATATGGATGAATTGGAGTTTTTGGCTTTTACAGCCGGAGCTACCGTACAAAAAAGGTTTACTCAAAAATTAACTCAGCCTGATTCCAAGACCTTCATCGGAAGCGGGAAAGCTCAGGAAATAAAAGAATATGTAAAGGAAAACGAGATCGGAACCATCATTTTTGATGATGAATTATCACCATCTCAGCTTAAAAATCTTGAAAAAGAAATTGAAGTAAAAATCCTAGACAGAACCAATCTTATCCTTGATATTTTTGCCCAAAGAGCTCAGACTTCTTATGCAAGAACTCAGGTTGAATTGGCGCAATATCAATATCTTTTACCTCGACTGACAAGAATGTGGACTCACTTGGAGCGTCAGAAAGGGGGAATCGGGATGAGAGGTCCCGGGGAAACTGAGATTGAAACAGACCGTCGTATCATCCGCGACAGAATTTCCTTATTGAAGGATAAACTGAAAACAATCGATAAGCAAATGGCTACCCAGCGTAACAATCGTGGGAAGGTCGTTCGTGCAGCTTTGGTAGGGTACACCAATGTTGGAAAATCTACATTGATGAATGCTTTGTCGAAATCTGATGTTTTCGCTGAAAATAAATTATTTGCAACACTGGACACTACGGTAAGAAAAGTAGTGATCGGAAATTTACCGTTCTTATTGACGGATACGGTAGGATTTATCAGAAAATTACCTACTCAGCTTGTTGAATCTTTCAAATCGACTCTTGATGAGGTTCGTGAAGCAGATTTGTTGATTCATGTTGTAGACATTTCTCACGAAAGTTTTGAAGATCATATCGAATCTGTAAACCATACGTTAATGGAAATCAATGCCCATCAAAAACCGATGATCATGGTTTTCAATAAAATTGATGATTTCAGTTATGATAAAAAGGATGATGATGATTTAACACCATCTACAAAAAGAAATGTTTCGCTAGAAGAATGGCAGAAAACATGGATGGGAAAATCTAAGCATCCAACTGTTTTCATCTCAGCTTTAACGAAAGAAAACTTCCCGGAAATGAAAAAGATGATCTACGATGAGGTGATGAAAATTCATATCGCGAGATTTCCTTACAATGATTTCCTTTTCGAATATTTCGAAAATGATGAGGAAGAAGAAACCAACGAGTAA
- a CDS encoding DNA alkylation repair protein, producing MINIVKEIKEALAVLSIPEKAAFFPKFFKTGKGEYGEGDLFLGVKVPDQRSVAKEYYAKISLDELSELLSSEYHEHRLTALFILISKFEKTKDPKVKEEIVEFYLNHLQYVNNWDLVDSSCYKILGRYTFENQREDLLKKLSDSDEMWHKRIAVVGTMHYVKKGDFNLTKEFVTNNLKHPHDLMHKANGWLLREMGQKNETELINYLNKHYKEMPRTCLRYSIEKLDEEVRQDYLKGRI from the coding sequence ATGATTAATATAGTTAAAGAAATAAAAGAAGCATTAGCCGTTCTGTCAATCCCAGAAAAAGCAGCATTTTTTCCGAAATTCTTCAAAACGGGAAAAGGAGAATATGGGGAAGGTGATTTGTTTTTAGGCGTAAAAGTTCCTGATCAGAGAAGCGTTGCCAAAGAATATTATGCTAAAATTTCCTTAGATGAACTCAGCGAATTGCTTTCTTCGGAATATCACGAACATAGATTAACTGCATTATTTATTTTAATTTCTAAGTTTGAAAAAACAAAAGACCCAAAAGTAAAAGAAGAAATCGTTGAATTTTATCTGAATCATTTGCAATACGTTAATAATTGGGATCTGGTAGATTCAAGCTGTTATAAGATCTTAGGTCGGTATACTTTTGAAAATCAGCGAGAAGACTTACTAAAAAAGCTTTCTGATTCTGACGAAATGTGGCACAAAAGAATTGCCGTTGTCGGAACAATGCATTATGTGAAAAAAGGTGATTTTAATTTAACTAAAGAATTTGTAACCAATAACTTAAAGCATCCTCATGATCTCATGCACAAAGCAAACGGATGGCTGTTAAGAGAAATGGGACAGAAAAACGAAACAGAGCTGATTAATTATTTAAATAAACACTATAAAGAAATGCCGAGAACCTGCTTGCGATATTCAATTGAAAAACTGGATGAAGAAGTGCGACAGGATTATCTTAAAGGCAGAATATAA
- a CDS encoding META domain-containing protein, giving the protein MKKILLSVFTVLFLGLVLNCSTVQIKDPHIQREWMLVSFGNFTKNELVENKAGINLTANKEKGKIRGSAFMGCNNMFFGSEFKNNGKVKISEIGSTMKACQNMDLETKFSKSFQNMTKYSVEGHFLTLSDGQGNSMKFVAADWD; this is encoded by the coding sequence ATGAAAAAAATATTGCTCTCAGTTTTCACTGTTTTGTTTTTAGGTTTAGTTCTAAATTGCTCTACAGTACAGATTAAAGATCCGCACATTCAAAGAGAGTGGATGTTGGTTTCTTTTGGTAATTTCACTAAAAATGAATTAGTTGAAAATAAAGCGGGTATTAATTTAACTGCCAACAAGGAAAAAGGTAAAATCCGTGGAAGTGCTTTTATGGGATGTAATAATATGTTCTTTGGTTCTGAGTTTAAGAACAATGGAAAAGTGAAGATTTCAGAAATTGGAAGTACTATGAAAGCATGTCAAAATATGGACTTGGAAACCAAATTTTCAAAAAGTTTTCAAAACATGACGAAATATTCTGTTGAAGGGCATTTTCTTACATTGTCGGATGGTCAAGGAAATTCAATGAAATTTGTTGCTGCGGATTGGGATTAG
- a CDS encoding beta strand repeat-containing protein translates to MKKILLTFGIMLGSFLAYAQVPEKMSYQAIMRNGSGQILSNQAVAVRVSVLQGSPAGAAVYSERLTGNTNVNGLVTLEIGTGTILTGTFNTINWSTGNYYLKTETDPAGGTNYTIAGTSQLLSVPYAMYAKTAGGGGGSFAIPYTNTVNNAGTLFTLINDGDGTSVEGINNTTTSSIAAVRGIVSNTAPGGFSSGVRGINNGTGGLGVGVWGSQAGSGWGVYGVTPSGLGVYGNSSGAGYGVYANSNTGTGLNATSTNGIAANISIANNANANNVLNASTLGNGTVINVSSSGSGAGLLSSTGSGFAVQGITTAQSSAGIIGDNNGGGEAVVGRNTSDIAGAVVGRNDGGGYGVRGFVATNTTGTSVGVLGQVGQNSGKGRAGRFENLNASNDRNTFEVESNSTGNIPDNTLGNVSSFLSNNTNSVSAAVRGETKTIFGNFGAAGLFGVSSGTGGFGGLFFASNVNGNGRALVAITDGNGDAIVANAGKDGDAIEANVDGAGRAIYGWTPTFGTGRAAEFQNFNTDNNNAVVTVKTVGNGIAGDFFVDNILGTSAAVHGKVSSQFANFGTAGVYGESTGTGGFAGLFYQRNPAGNGPALIALAEGAGNGITANAGGNGDGVEATVDGTGSAIYGWVPNFGTGRAGYFRNFNNANGQPVVNITTTGTGSTLLINHQGPSGSIATYQSASTNVARIDKTGKGFFNGGTQNSGADLAEAFDVEGNTSEYEPGDILVISTDTDRTVEKSSKPYSNLVAGVYATKPGVLLTEENIDSELIGKVPMGVIGVIPTKVCLQGGAIKRGDLLVTSSKSGVAMKANIKKVKIGQVIGKALQDYDQDGIGKIKVLVNIK, encoded by the coding sequence ATGAAAAAAATATTATTAACGTTCGGGATTATGCTGGGCTCCTTTTTAGCTTATGCACAGGTACCCGAAAAAATGAGTTATCAGGCCATTATGCGAAATGGTTCAGGTCAAATTTTATCTAATCAGGCTGTGGCTGTCCGAGTAAGTGTATTACAGGGTTCTCCAGCCGGAGCAGCGGTATATTCTGAAAGACTTACCGGAAATACCAACGTAAACGGCCTTGTAACCCTTGAAATAGGAACAGGAACCATTCTTACAGGAACATTCAACACCATCAACTGGTCTACAGGAAATTATTATTTAAAAACAGAAACAGATCCAGCAGGTGGAACTAACTATACCATCGCAGGAACAAGTCAATTATTAAGTGTTCCTTACGCAATGTATGCAAAAACAGCAGGCGGAGGTGGCGGAAGTTTTGCAATTCCTTATACCAATACTGTAAATAATGCTGGAACACTTTTCACATTAATTAATGATGGAGACGGAACTTCAGTGGAAGGTATCAATAACACAACAACTTCAAGCATTGCTGCCGTTCGCGGAATCGTTAGCAATACTGCCCCCGGAGGATTTTCTTCAGGTGTTCGGGGTATCAATAATGGTACAGGAGGACTAGGTGTCGGTGTTTGGGGAAGCCAGGCAGGAAGCGGATGGGGAGTTTATGGTGTTACCCCTAGCGGCTTAGGAGTTTACGGAAATTCATCAGGAGCCGGATATGGAGTATATGCCAACAGTAATACAGGAACAGGTCTTAATGCTACAAGTACAAATGGTATTGCTGCAAATATTTCAATAGCAAATAATGCCAATGCCAATAACGTTCTTAACGCCTCAACTTTAGGAAACGGAACCGTTATTAATGTCTCTTCATCAGGAAGCGGCGCAGGTCTATTAAGTTCTACTGGAAGTGGATTTGCCGTACAGGGAATCACCACTGCTCAATCTTCAGCTGGTATTATAGGAGATAATAACGGAGGCGGCGAGGCTGTTGTCGGTAGAAACACCAGCGATATTGCTGGAGCCGTAGTAGGAAGAAATGATGGTGGAGGTTATGGCGTAAGAGGTTTTGTGGCGACAAATACAACAGGAACATCTGTGGGTGTTTTAGGACAGGTTGGACAAAACAGTGGAAAAGGACGAGCAGGAAGATTCGAAAACTTAAATGCTTCGAATGACAGAAACACTTTCGAAGTAGAATCAAACAGTACAGGAAATATTCCGGATAATACTTTAGGAAACGTTTCATCTTTCCTTTCAAATAATACAAACAGCGTAAGTGCAGCCGTAAGAGGTGAAACCAAAACTATTTTCGGAAACTTTGGAGCAGCAGGACTTTTCGGTGTCTCTTCAGGAACTGGAGGATTCGGAGGTCTTTTCTTTGCTTCAAATGTAAACGGCAACGGACGTGCATTAGTAGCCATCACAGATGGGAATGGTGATGCTATCGTCGCCAATGCCGGAAAAGACGGTGACGCAATAGAAGCCAATGTAGACGGAGCAGGACGTGCCATCTATGGCTGGACTCCTACTTTCGGTACAGGACGTGCTGCCGAATTTCAAAATTTTAACACAGATAACAACAATGCTGTAGTTACCGTTAAAACCGTCGGAAATGGTATAGCGGGAGATTTCTTTGTAGATAACATCTTAGGAACTTCAGCTGCTGTACACGGAAAAGTAAGTTCTCAGTTTGCTAATTTCGGAACTGCGGGTGTTTATGGAGAATCAACAGGAACAGGCGGTTTTGCAGGATTATTCTATCAAAGAAATCCGGCAGGAAACGGACCCGCTTTAATTGCGCTAGCAGAAGGTGCAGGAAACGGAATTACAGCAAATGCAGGAGGAAACGGAGATGGTGTTGAAGCTACAGTAGACGGAACGGGTTCTGCTATTTATGGCTGGGTTCCTAATTTCGGGACTGGTAGAGCCGGATATTTCAGAAACTTTAATAATGCCAACGGCCAGCCAGTTGTGAATATAACCACAACCGGTACAGGATCTACTTTACTTATTAATCATCAAGGCCCATCAGGTAGCATTGCGACTTATCAAAGCGCCTCAACGAACGTTGCCCGTATCGATAAAACAGGAAAAGGATTCTTCAACGGAGGAACTCAAAACAGTGGTGCCGATTTAGCCGAAGCCTTTGACGTTGAAGGAAACACTTCAGAATACGAACCTGGTGATATTTTGGTGATCTCAACTGATACCGACAGAACCGTAGAAAAATCTTCAAAACCATATTCTAATCTTGTTGCCGGAGTTTACGCCACTAAGCCCGGGGTTCTTTTAACAGAAGAAAACATTGATTCTGAATTAATCGGAAAAGTTCCGATGGGTGTCATTGGAGTTATTCCGACAAAAGTTTGTCTGCAAGGCGGAGCTATAAAAAGAGGCGATCTTTTAGTAACCTCATCAAAATCAGGAGTTGCCATGAAAGCCAATATTAAAAAAGTAAAAATCGGACAAGTAATTGGAAAAGCACTTCAAGATTATGACCAAGACGGAATCGGAAAAATAAAAGTACTTGTAAACATTAAATAA
- a CDS encoding DUF4919 domain-containing protein: MKYHFFLLLLFVSVFGFSQKSKIDFKSIEKNLTNAQSPYNYEKLIFKYKGYPKSLDSIEAQYLYYGRNFKKDKISTSDDDFKKLAEAFKDKNFEECIKLGKVLYDKDPTNLDVLLILLRAYDSQKDGSNFSHHLGQFRLLADAMKASGDGKSEKTAYAVNSVGDEYILLNMLNIGQDYTRGSKALKDGMMDIWEKEDNKIYIKVLYMDF; encoded by the coding sequence ATGAAATATCACTTTTTCCTTTTACTTCTTTTTGTGTCGGTTTTTGGTTTTAGTCAAAAATCAAAGATCGATTTCAAAAGTATTGAGAAAAACCTTACGAATGCTCAGTCTCCGTATAATTACGAAAAACTGATCTTTAAATATAAGGGATATCCCAAATCTTTAGACAGTATAGAAGCGCAATATCTGTACTATGGAAGAAATTTCAAAAAAGATAAAATTTCTACTTCAGATGACGATTTTAAGAAGCTTGCAGAAGCTTTCAAGGATAAAAATTTTGAAGAATGCATCAAATTAGGCAAGGTTCTTTACGATAAAGATCCTACCAATTTGGATGTTCTTCTTATTTTGCTGCGTGCGTATGATTCTCAGAAGGATGGTAGTAATTTCTCGCATCATTTGGGACAGTTCCGTCTGCTAGCAGACGCTATGAAGGCTTCCGGAGACGGGAAGTCCGAGAAAACGGCATATGCTGTAAACTCTGTCGGGGATGAGTATATTCTTCTGAATATGTTAAATATAGGACAGGATTACACAAGAGGTTCTAAAGCTTTAAAAGACGGAATGATGGATATTTGGGAAAAAGAAGACAATAAAATTTATATCAAAGTACTTTATATGGACTTTTAA
- a CDS encoding cation:proton antiporter — MELYYSFSALIVLASIFAYLNYRFLKLPSTIGIMVIAIVVSIILVSFGETFLPRTFWHLHDLMSGIDFTEVLMGAMLNFLLFAGGIHINIDDLKEQFRPVVIFSTAGVVISTFVVGFGMFYLLPFLGINLPFIYCLLFGALISPTDPVAVLSILKQANVSKSLETKVAGESLFNDGMAVVIFSVVLQLAIGKEVDLGLESIGLLLLKEAGGGLLLGIVLGWVTSRLMREVDDYIISVLVTLSVVMGGYLIARQMHISGPLTMVAAGLFMGNFNVRFKMKSITQDYLIKFWELIDEILNAVLFLFIGFELLMIKDLKHFIVPGLVAIVIVLLARVISIWGPTKLMKTTFSPQTVKVLVWGGIRGGVSIALAMSIPKSEYSEIILSITYCVVVFSIIVQGLTIAKVANPNKIAKEEQELGNITSDESR; from the coding sequence GTGGAGTTATATTATTCATTTTCAGCTTTAATCGTTTTAGCATCAATATTCGCATATCTTAATTACAGGTTTTTGAAACTTCCGAGCACAATCGGGATTATGGTGATTGCCATAGTGGTTTCTATTATTTTGGTTTCTTTCGGAGAAACTTTTTTACCAAGAACGTTCTGGCACCTTCATGATTTAATGAGTGGAATAGACTTTACAGAAGTTCTGATGGGTGCCATGCTTAATTTTCTTCTCTTTGCAGGAGGAATCCATATTAATATAGATGATCTCAAGGAACAATTCCGGCCTGTGGTGATCTTTTCAACGGCGGGAGTGGTTATTTCTACTTTTGTTGTCGGGTTTGGGATGTTTTATCTTTTGCCTTTTTTAGGAATTAATCTACCTTTTATATACTGTCTTCTCTTTGGGGCTTTAATTTCACCAACTGATCCTGTTGCAGTTTTAAGTATTTTAAAACAGGCTAATGTTTCAAAATCATTGGAAACTAAAGTTGCCGGAGAATCTCTTTTTAACGACGGGATGGCAGTTGTGATATTTTCAGTAGTGTTGCAGTTGGCGATCGGAAAAGAAGTTGATTTAGGACTTGAAAGTATAGGTTTATTATTATTAAAAGAAGCCGGCGGAGGTTTGTTATTAGGTATCGTGTTAGGTTGGGTAACTTCAAGATTAATGCGTGAAGTGGATGACTATATTATCTCCGTTTTGGTAACGCTTTCTGTCGTAATGGGCGGTTATCTTATTGCAAGACAAATGCATATTTCAGGACCTTTGACGATGGTTGCAGCAGGTTTATTCATGGGTAATTTTAATGTTAGATTTAAAATGAAATCCATCACTCAGGATTATCTGATCAAATTTTGGGAGTTGATTGATGAGATCCTGAATGCCGTGTTATTCTTATTTATAGGTTTTGAATTACTAATGATCAAGGACCTTAAGCATTTTATTGTTCCGGGATTAGTTGCTATCGTAATTGTTTTATTAGCGAGAGTAATTTCGATTTGGGGACCTACCAAATTAATGAAAACAACTTTTAGCCCGCAAACGGTAAAGGTATTGGTTTGGGGAGGAATTCGAGGTGGTGTTTCCATTGCGTTGGCGATGTCTATCCCAAAAAGTGAATACAGTGAAATTATTTTAAGTATCACTTACTGTGTAGTTGTGTTTTCAATTATTGTTCAGGGACTTACCATTGCAAAAGTTGCCAATCCTAATAAAATTGCAAAAGAAGAACAGGAGCTGGGAAATATTACTTCAGATGAAAGTCGTTAA
- a CDS encoding LytR/AlgR family response regulator transcription factor — translation MITNIKCMIIDDDQLDMLVLHHHIKQYENIEIVASFDSAEKAIPYLDLPIDLLFIEAKLPGMNGLEFRKLAHKIPICIFVSSYPEFAIETFEINTFDFISKPLKTERFHHSMQKLFDYFEMKEKSDCFDTLLGENSIKIKENGNVFQVKITDILYLEALKDYTRIITSEKKHCILDSIGNLLHKNSFDSFVRIHRSYAVPRHLIRSKNTHEVELVHQIKLPIGRTYKDNLSFFEPRS, via the coding sequence ATGATTACCAATATTAAATGTATGATCATAGACGATGATCAACTGGACATGCTGGTTCTGCATCATCATATTAAACAATATGAGAACATAGAAATTGTTGCGTCTTTTGATTCAGCCGAAAAAGCGATTCCGTATCTCGATCTTCCTATCGATCTTTTATTCATCGAAGCCAAGCTCCCCGGCATGAATGGATTGGAATTCAGGAAACTAGCTCATAAAATCCCTATCTGCATTTTTGTAAGTTCTTATCCGGAATTTGCTATTGAAACTTTTGAGATCAATACCTTTGATTTTATTTCAAAACCTTTAAAAACAGAACGTTTTCATCATTCCATGCAAAAGCTTTTCGATTATTTTGAAATGAAAGAGAAAAGCGACTGTTTTGATACTTTACTGGGCGAAAACAGCATTAAAATAAAAGAAAACGGAAATGTTTTCCAAGTTAAAATAACTGACATTCTGTATCTTGAAGCTTTAAAAGACTACACAAGGATCATCACTTCCGAAAAAAAACACTGTATTCTAGATTCCATAGGAAATCTTCTCCATAAAAACTCTTTCGACTCTTTTGTAAGAATTCATCGAAGCTATGCTGTGCCGCGCCATTTGATCAGAAGTAAAAATACGCATGAGGTTGAGCTGGTTCATCAAATCAAACTTCCCATCGGAAGAACTTACAAAGACAATCTTTCTTTTTTTGAACCAAGATCTTAA
- a CDS encoding T9SS type A sorting domain-containing protein — MKRTSIYCFFLILLTLSVSLLKAQSVVLATGANATGGTGSVSYSVGQTTYLVKGTNQILEGVQQAYEITTLATSETSSAEKDILIYPNPFKDYLFLDFTINSYKGAEYSLFDAQGKLIKKDKITQSKSEFNFSSLPSAMYIIRINQNGENIKTFKIIKK, encoded by the coding sequence ATGAAAAGAACATCTATTTACTGTTTCTTTCTCATTCTGCTCACCTTATCCGTCAGCCTGCTGAAAGCACAATCAGTAGTCTTGGCAACGGGAGCAAATGCTACAGGAGGCACAGGATCCGTTTCTTACAGTGTGGGGCAAACCACTTACCTTGTGAAAGGTACCAATCAAATTTTGGAAGGCGTACAACAGGCCTACGAAATCACCACCCTCGCTACCAGTGAAACGTCATCAGCTGAAAAAGACATCTTAATTTATCCAAACCCATTTAAAGACTATCTGTTTTTAGATTTCACCATAAACAGTTACAAAGGAGCCGAGTATTCATTATTCGACGCTCAAGGGAAATTAATTAAAAAGGATAAAATTACTCAATCAAAATCCGAGTTCAATTTTTCTTCGTTACCATCCGCCATGTATATCATCAGGATCAACCAAAACGGAGAAAACATCAAAACATTCAAAATCATTAAAAAATAA